Proteins co-encoded in one Montipora capricornis isolate CH-2021 chromosome 12, ASM3666992v2, whole genome shotgun sequence genomic window:
- the LOC138026840 gene encoding uncharacterized protein — translation MLYRGTAFNVLIQSYLTRWHVVSRKGPKPVTRILQRGFTGKVFSWSPCNVLKNRGILEENIRLVPLVIPSASSSFSPIELAKGIAAVKKADGFLDLYSNFKKSSAMTRVNRITILHNLAKFAVSSPKKNFTATKKVLKEQHHVFLDLLQSIAADFGKCKPRDLASIVWALGKLRENVVWFVTECEKEIIKQDEKSIMPPAVCQLLNGFASLNLKRSQFFSFVEQRILEEKLNLKDFENRGLCGILWSFVKTENGSIELYKKIKDEISQRDVKSFNSQQLGQILWAFNEREIPCEELCGVIVSEIRERSLADQTNEGIKVILRSLAKIGPSEKDTSDLFSKLGEEVLSRGIHDFDTGDLVMLAWSFAKMCPKMEVIFDFLEEEITLRKISDFRNHELSLLLWSFAKADYLSDDLFTTCQEEILSRNFSFFKAEQLSQLAWAFGRSAIPTSEFYHQLEKQITGNMRTFSNNELCMIARGFAQASAGTPKLFKEIEKEVLDQEIVHKKPDFIPELALIFSKCSYKAPLLFDEMEKVLKHQERHYFNSLEVKIINSAFSKAGKELQFVQYKSMGRHNSKLPKRGKDFHLNSKNLSGSI, via the coding sequence ATGCTGTACAGAGGAACAGCCTTCAATGTTTTAATCCAGTCCTATCTTACAAGATGGCATGTTGTGTCGAGAAAGGGCCCAAAGCCAGTGACCAGGATATTACAAAGAGGTTTTACTGGGAAGGTATTTTCCTGGAGTCCATGTAACGTCCTAAAAAACAGAGgaattttggaggaaaatatcaGATTGGTACCACTAGTTATACCAAGTGCTTCTAGCTCTTTTTCACCAATTGAGCTTGCAAAGGGAATTGCAGCTGTGAAGAAGGCTGATGGCTTTCTTGACTTGTACAGCAATTTCAAGAAGTCTTCAGCAATGACACGTGTGAACAGAATTACCATTTTGCACAATTTGGCAAAATTTGCGGTCAGTTCACCGAAAAAGAATTTCACTgctacaaagaaagttttaaaagaaCAACACCATGTTTTCTTGGATTTGTTACAAAGTATTGCAGCTGATTTTGGCAAGTGCAAGCCTCGTGACTTAGCAAGCATTGTATGGGCCTTAGGCAAGTTAAGAGAGAATGTAGTGTGGTTTGTCACAGAATGTGAAAAAGAAATCATAAAGCAAGATGAGAAGTCAATAATGCCCCCAGCTGTTTGCCAGCTGCTTAATGGCTTTGCATCACTTAATTTAAAAAGATCtcagtttttctcttttgttgaaCAGAGAATCCTGGAAGAAAAACTCAATTTGAAGGATTTTGAAAACCGAGGACTCTGTGGAATCTTGTGGTCCTTCgtcaaaactgaaaatggcAGCATTGAGTTGTACAAGAAGATAAAAGACGAGATTTCACAGAGAGATGTAAAAAGTTTCAATAGTCAGCAACTGGGACAGATCTTGTGGGCATTTAATGAGAGGGAGATTCCATGCGAAGAACTGTGTGGTGTTATAGTAAGTGAGATCAGAGAGAGATCACTGGCAGATCAGACCAATGAGGGAATCAAAGTGATCCTGCGGTCACTTGCAAAAATAGGGCCAAGCGAAAAGGATACCTCAGACTTGTTTAGTAAACTAGGAGAAGAAGTGTTGTCACGAGGTATTCATGACTTTGATACAGGAGATCTGGTGATGTTAGCATGGTCTTTTGCTAAAATGTGCCCTAAAATGGAGGTCATCTTTGATTTTTTGGAAGAGGAGATAACTCTTCGTAAGATATCTGATTTTAGGAATCATGAACTGTCACTCCTACTGTGGTCCTTTGCCAAGGCTGATTATTTGAGCGATGATCTATTCACCACTTGTCAAGAGGAAATCTTATCCAGAAACttcagctttttcaaagctGAACAGTTAAGTCAGTTAGCATGGGCATTTGGGCGATCAGCAATTCCAACCTCAGAATTTTATCACCAGCTTGAGAAGCAAATCACAGGCAACATGCGTACATTCTCCAACAATGAGCTGTGTATGATTGCTCGGGGTTTTGCCCAAGCTTCAGCTGGTACCCCAAAACTGTTCAAGGAGATCGAAAAAGAGGTTTTAGACCAGGAAATTGTTCACAAAAAGCCAGACTTTATACCAGAAttagctttgattttttcaaaatgcagcTACAAAGCACCTCTGCTCTTTGATGAAATGGAGAAAGTCCTCAAACATCAGGAAAGACATTATTTTAATAGTCTTGAAGTGAAAATCATAAATTCAGCATTTTCCAAAGCAGGGAAAGAATTGCAATTTGTGCAGTACAAAAGTATGGGAAGGCACAACAGTAAACTACCTAAACGAGGAAAAGACTTTCATTTGAACAGCAAAAATTTGTCAGGTAGCATCTGA
- the LOC138026841 gene encoding galactose mutarotase-like, which produces MVVLEEVFGQTESGEDVIKYTIKNSNKHELCVISLGATLVSLKCPDRYGNIDDVVLGYDTLEDYLKNPPYFGATIGRFANRIANAKFTLDGKEYQLGVNDDPNSLHGGFIGFNKKNWKSEVKGKNKVKFTCVSPDGDEGYPGEITASVTFTLNDDNEFKLNYKARTESPTIVNLTNHGYFNLAGQGERDVLDHLAQIKAPTYLPQNDVRIPTGEQCSVSSPNSAFDFLEPKPIGQDLDKIGGYDHTYCLPKSKEFLAEVFHPSSGRVLTMFTDQPGVQFYTANGLDGESGKGGVCYPKYGAFCLEAQNYPDAINQPNFPSPVLRPGEVYKQKTMYKLGVK; this is translated from the exons ATGGTCGTCTTGGAGGAGGTCTTTGGCCAAACAGAATCCGGGGAAGATGTCATCAAATATACTATCAAAAACAGCAATAAACACGAGCTGTGCGTCATCTCTCTCGGAGCTACTCTTGTCTCGCTGAAATGTCCTGACAG GTATGGAAACATTGATGATGTGGTCCTGGGATATGACACATTAGAGG ACTATTTAAAAAACCCCCCTTACTTTGGAGCAACAATTGGAAGATTTGCGAACAGAATTGCAAATGCAAAATTCACTCTTGATGGAAAAGAGTATCAGTTGGGCGTCAATGATGATCCTAACAGTCTTCATGGAGGATTTATTGGCTTCAACAAG aaaaactggaaaagtgaaGTCAAGGGCAAAAACAAGGTCAAGTTCACCTGTGTCAGCCCAGATGGTGATGAGGGGTACCCTGGTGAAATAACAGCAAGCGTGACATTCACACTCAATGATGATAATGAGTTCAAGTTAAATTACAAGGCAAGAACTGAGTCTCCGACAATTGTCAACTTGACAAATCATGGGTATTTCAACTTAGCTGGCCAG GGGGAGCGTGATGTATTGGACCATTTGGCACAAATAAAAGCCCCCACTTATCTGCCACAAAATGACGTAAGAATTCCAACAG GAGAACAATGCTCAGTTTCAAGCCCAAATAGTGCTTTTGACTTCCTGGAGCCCAAACCAATAGGACAAGATTTAGACAAAATAGGAGGCTATGATCATACTTATTGCCTTCCAAAGAGCAAGGAATTCCTTGCAGA AGTGTTCCATCCATCCAGTGGGCGTGTGCTGACAATGTTTACTGACCAACCAGGAGTACAATTTTATACTGCAAATGGTCTGGATGGCGAATCTGGCAAGGGAGGGGTGTGCTATCCCAAGTATGGTGCGTTTTGTTTGGAGGCTCAAAATTATCCAGATGCTATCAATCAG CCCAATTTCCCAAGTCCTGTTCTTCGTCCTGGAGAAGTTTACAAGCAGAAAACAATGTATAAGCTTGGGGTGAAGTAA
- the LOC138026842 gene encoding axin interactor, dorsalization-associated protein-like isoform X2 translates to MTEKSRIVNQWCVYFEKGRDFDSWGQLVEAADEYSRLSRDLGRYCIVGNDLFQADQKKLMLKISICLEKRSKTLLSTQARSREDEISFDDIKKVGEVLRNLNIGWNEPFPVRVEEPQTSGPSSAVYGEENGVEFVASVVEGGTLLPRIPYEEGFHRLVVRIDQIGLKDAHVYLNPFFTVSVKDANSVNVTPAQDTPISNRKDGKFINFGVDVEIQRPVEKLPRGTAIFFEFKHYKPKKDIVSTRCFAFMEQDELKPGPACIELYQKPTDFHRKRLNLLTQKPLYLHLTLNILDE, encoded by the exons ATGACGGAGAAGTCAAGAATCGTAAATCAATGGTGTGTTTACTTCGAGAAAGGTAGAGATTTCGATTCATGGGGACAGTTAGTGGAAGCTGCCGATGAATATTCCAG aCTTTCAAGAGATTTGGGAAGATATTGCATTGTGGGAAATGATCTGTTTCAAGCTGATCAAAAG AAACTAATGCTGAAGATTTCAATATGCCTAGAGAAAAGAAGCAAGACATTATTATCGACACAG GCTAGATCTAGAGAAGATGAAATATCCTTTGATGATATCAAAAAAGTTGGTGAAG TGCTGAGAAACTTAAATATTGGATGGAATGAACCCTTTCCTGTCAGAGTGGAAGAGCCCCAGacaag TGGCCCTTCTTCTGCAGTTTATGGTGAAGAGAATGGTGTTGAGTTTGTGGCCTCAGTGG TTGAGGGAGGCACATTGTTACCACGGATACCATATGAGGAAGGATTTCATCGCCTTGTTGTGCGAATTGACCAGATTGGTCTTAAAGATGCACATGTGTACCTGAATCCTTTCTTCACTGTCTCTGTTAAAG ATGCCAACAGTGTCAATGTTACCCCAGCTCAGGACACACCCATATCAAACAGAAAAGATGGAAAGTTCATTAACTTTGGTGTTGATGTTGAAATTCAGAGGCCAGTTGAAAAACTACCCAGAG GTACAGCAATTTTCTTTGAGTTTAAGCATTACAAACCCAAGAAGGATATTGTGAGCACAAGATGTTTTGCATTTATGGAACAGGACGAGCTTAAACCAGGTCCTGCTTGTATAGAACT CTATCAGAAGCCAACAGATTTTCATCGCAAGAGATTGAATTTACTGACACAAAAGCCACTTTATCTGCACCTTACACTAAATATACTGGATGAATAA
- the LOC138026842 gene encoding axin interactor, dorsalization-associated protein-like isoform X1: protein MTEKSRIVNQWCVYFEKGRDFDSWGQLVEAADEYSRLSRDLGRYCIVGNDLFQADQKKLMLKISICLEKRSKTLLSTQARSREDEISFDDIKKVGEVLRNLNIGWNEPFPVRVEEPQTSGPSSAVYGEENGVEFVASVVEGGTLLPRIPYEEGFHRLVVRIDQIGLKDAHVYLNPFFTVSVKVGHSHPSGLRALEGANQLWLQRKEDANSVNVTPAQDTPISNRKDGKFINFGVDVEIQRPVEKLPRGTAIFFEFKHYKPKKDIVSTRCFAFMEQDELKPGPACIELYQKPTDFHRKRLNLLTQKPLYLHLTLNILDE from the exons ATGACGGAGAAGTCAAGAATCGTAAATCAATGGTGTGTTTACTTCGAGAAAGGTAGAGATTTCGATTCATGGGGACAGTTAGTGGAAGCTGCCGATGAATATTCCAG aCTTTCAAGAGATTTGGGAAGATATTGCATTGTGGGAAATGATCTGTTTCAAGCTGATCAAAAG AAACTAATGCTGAAGATTTCAATATGCCTAGAGAAAAGAAGCAAGACATTATTATCGACACAG GCTAGATCTAGAGAAGATGAAATATCCTTTGATGATATCAAAAAAGTTGGTGAAG TGCTGAGAAACTTAAATATTGGATGGAATGAACCCTTTCCTGTCAGAGTGGAAGAGCCCCAGacaag TGGCCCTTCTTCTGCAGTTTATGGTGAAGAGAATGGTGTTGAGTTTGTGGCCTCAGTGG TTGAGGGAGGCACATTGTTACCACGGATACCATATGAGGAAGGATTTCATCGCCTTGTTGTGCGAATTGACCAGATTGGTCTTAAAGATGCACATGTGTACCTGAATCCTTTCTTCACTGTCTCTGTTAAAG TTGGTCACAGCCACCCAAGTGGTCTCAGAGCTTTAGAAGGTGCTAATCAGCTTTGGCTTCAGAGAAAAGAAG ATGCCAACAGTGTCAATGTTACCCCAGCTCAGGACACACCCATATCAAACAGAAAAGATGGAAAGTTCATTAACTTTGGTGTTGATGTTGAAATTCAGAGGCCAGTTGAAAAACTACCCAGAG GTACAGCAATTTTCTTTGAGTTTAAGCATTACAAACCCAAGAAGGATATTGTGAGCACAAGATGTTTTGCATTTATGGAACAGGACGAGCTTAAACCAGGTCCTGCTTGTATAGAACT CTATCAGAAGCCAACAGATTTTCATCGCAAGAGATTGAATTTACTGACACAAAAGCCACTTTATCTGCACCTTACACTAAATATACTGGATGAATAA
- the LOC138026842 gene encoding axin interactor, dorsalization-associated protein-like isoform X3, with protein MTEKSRIVNQWCVYFEKGRDFDSWGQLVEAADEYSRLSRDLGRYCIVGNDLFQADQKKLMLKISICLEKRSKTLLSTQARSREDEISFDDIKKVGEVLRNLNIGWNEPFPVRVEEPQTSGPSSAVYGEENGVEFVASVDANSVNVTPAQDTPISNRKDGKFINFGVDVEIQRPVEKLPRGTAIFFEFKHYKPKKDIVSTRCFAFMEQDELKPGPACIELYQKPTDFHRKRLNLLTQKPLYLHLTLNILDE; from the exons ATGACGGAGAAGTCAAGAATCGTAAATCAATGGTGTGTTTACTTCGAGAAAGGTAGAGATTTCGATTCATGGGGACAGTTAGTGGAAGCTGCCGATGAATATTCCAG aCTTTCAAGAGATTTGGGAAGATATTGCATTGTGGGAAATGATCTGTTTCAAGCTGATCAAAAG AAACTAATGCTGAAGATTTCAATATGCCTAGAGAAAAGAAGCAAGACATTATTATCGACACAG GCTAGATCTAGAGAAGATGAAATATCCTTTGATGATATCAAAAAAGTTGGTGAAG TGCTGAGAAACTTAAATATTGGATGGAATGAACCCTTTCCTGTCAGAGTGGAAGAGCCCCAGacaag TGGCCCTTCTTCTGCAGTTTATGGTGAAGAGAATGGTGTTGAGTTTGTGGCCTCAGTGG ATGCCAACAGTGTCAATGTTACCCCAGCTCAGGACACACCCATATCAAACAGAAAAGATGGAAAGTTCATTAACTTTGGTGTTGATGTTGAAATTCAGAGGCCAGTTGAAAAACTACCCAGAG GTACAGCAATTTTCTTTGAGTTTAAGCATTACAAACCCAAGAAGGATATTGTGAGCACAAGATGTTTTGCATTTATGGAACAGGACGAGCTTAAACCAGGTCCTGCTTGTATAGAACT CTATCAGAAGCCAACAGATTTTCATCGCAAGAGATTGAATTTACTGACACAAAAGCCACTTTATCTGCACCTTACACTAAATATACTGGATGAATAA
- the LOC138026838 gene encoding LOW QUALITY PROTEIN: tetratricopeptide repeat protein 28-like (The sequence of the model RefSeq protein was modified relative to this genomic sequence to represent the inferred CDS: deleted 2 bases in 1 codon) has product MALRPYRDEELNYFKFVSLVFNEFPAALRHAFRTMWDNTIAHRSGFQLWDDSSTVRNLFVTTEGGTTRVPTHQSYMEWDCTAMFQATIFAKSFAIRHRTLSYLYVKPRAVPIGSFHACVLSPGGNDAETFALAIDQLRRLRNVLCHSTSSEINKPTFDLYIQHAKDAFSALGVSTATIDAIGSLNESDFPASRVNELELRIRQENQSYIKWLEGVNVDIGDIKQSLESQKEKIDEDVIPALRKLNLKLELDNPRKDIDDKSNQIAASKEDVGLLKAKIDEEVIPALRKLNLKLEDDIAMPRQKNAEQPKIVQEDPQSKPETSGDHSSTLQPHKHALDIKRKHFGDEHARRADSYNELGVKQYQIGDYSSALQSHKHALDIRRKLFGEQHASTADSYNALGATHYNIGNYASALQSHQHALDIRRKLFGEEHASTADSYNALGATHYNIGNYAPALQSHQHALDIRRKLFGEEHTSTADSYNALGATHYNIGNYASALQSHQHALDIRRKLFGEEHASTADSYNALGVTHYQLGDYSSALQSHKHALDIRRKLFGEEHTSTADSYNELGVTHYKRGKYSSSLQSHKHALDIRRKLFGEEHASTADSYNELGVTHHKIGNYSSALQSHQHALDIRRKLFGEEHASTADSYNALGVTHCNIGNYASALQSHQHALDIRRKLLGEEHASTADSYNALGATHCNIGNYASALQSHQHASDIRRKLFGEEHASTADSYNALGATHYNIGNYASALQSHQHALDIRRKLFREEHASTADSYNALGATHYNIGNYASALQSHQHALDIRRKLFGEEHASTADSYNALGVTHYQLGDYSSALQSHKHALDIRRKLFGEEHASTADSYNALGVTHYKRGKYSSALQSHKHALEIRRKLFGEEHASTADSYNELGVTHHKIGNYSSALQSHKHAIDIRRKLFGEQHATTADSYNALGVTYYKISDYSSALQSHKHALDIRRKLFGEEHASTANSYNELGVTHYKIGDYSSALQAHKHALDIRRKLFGDKHANTADSYNALGVTHYKIGNYSSALQSHNHALDIRRKLFGEQHASTADSYNALGVTHCKIGDYSLALQSHKHAIDIRRKLFGEQHASTANSYNALGVTHYKIRNYSFALQSHKHALDIRRKLFGEEHVSTADSYKEIGATHYQMGDYSSALQSHKHAIDIRRKLFGEEHASTADSYNALGVTHYKIGDYSSALQSHKHALEIRRKLFGKEHATTADSYNALGVTHYKIGDYSSALQSNKHALDIRRKLFGDEHTSTADSYNALGFTHYQIGDYSSALQSHKHALDIRRKLFGEEHATTADSYNALGVTHYKIGNYSSALQSHKHALDIRKKHFGEQHASTADSYNELGVTHYQMGDYSSALQSHKHALDIRRKLFGDEHTDTADSYNALGFTHYQIGDYSSALQAHKHALDNRRKLFGEEHASTADSYNALGVTHYQVGDYSSALQSHKRALDIRRKLFGEEHASTADSYNELGFTHYQVGDYSSALQSNKHAKHALDIRRKLFGEQHASTADFYHEFGVTH; this is encoded by the exons ATGGCCTTGCGTCCATACCGTGACGAGGAGTTAAATTATTTCAAGTTTGTGTCCTTAGTGTTTAATGAATTCCCTGCAGCTTTACGTCATGCCTTTAGAACAATGTGGGACAACACCATTGCACATCGCTCTGGCTTCCAGCTCTGGGATGACTCCTCCACTGTGAGGAATCTGTTTGTTACTACAGAGGGAGGAACGACCAGAGTTCCAACACATCAGTCTTACATGGAATGGGATTGTACCGCTATGTTCCAGGCTACTATCTTTGCAAAGTCCTTTGCCATACGCCACAGAACACTCAGTTATTTGTACGTGAAACCCCGAGCTGTTCCCATAGGAAGTTTCCATGCTTGTGTGTTAAGCCCAGGGGGAAATGATGCTGAAACGTTTGCATTAGCAATTGATCAACTTCGTCGGTTGCGAAATGTGCTTTGTCATTCAACCAGTTCGGAGATAAACAAACCAACCTTCGACCTTTACATTCAACATGCGAAAGATGCATTTAGCGCTCTAGGAGTTTCAACAGCCACAATTGATGCCATTGGAAGTTTGAACGAATCGGATTTCCCAGCAAGTAGAGTCAATGAACTGGAACTGCGAATTAGGCAAGAAAATCAATCTTACATTAAATGGTTAGAGGGCGTAAATGTAGATATCGGAGACATTAAACAGAGTCTAGAAAGTCAAAAAGAAAAGATCGATGAGGATGTGATTCCAGCTTTGAGGAAATTAAACCTGAAATTGGAACTAGATAATCCCAGGAAAGATATCGAtgacaaatcaaatcaaatcgcCGCTAGCAAAGAAGACGTTGGCTTGTTAAAAGCAAAGATTGATGAGGAAGTGATTCCAGCTTTGAGGAAATTAAACCTGAAATTGGAAGATGACATTGCTATGCCCAGGCAAAAGAACGCAGAACAGCCGAAAATAGTGCAAGAAGATCCCCAATCAAAGCCGGAAACGTCAG GTGACCACTCCTCCACCCTTCAACCGCACAAACATGCCTTAGACATCAAAAGGAAACACTTTGGAGATGAGCACGCAAGGAGAGCTGATAGTTACAATGAACTCGGAGTCAAACAGTATCAAATTGGTGACTACTCCTCTGCACTCCAATCCCACAAACATGCCTTAGACATCCGAAGGAAACTCTTTGGAGAACAACACGCAagtacagctgatagttacaatGCACTCGGAGCCACACATTATAACATAGGTAACTATGCCTCTGCTCTGCAATCCCATCAACATGCCTTAGACATCAGAAGAAAACTCTTTGGAGAAGAACACGCAagtacagctgatagttacaatGCACTCGGAGCCACACATTATAACATAGGTAACTATGCCCCTGCTTTGCAATCCCACCAACATGCCTTAGACATCAGAAGAAAACTCTTTGGAGAAGAACACACAAGTACGGCTGATAGTTACAATGCACTCGGAGCCACACATTATAACATAGGTAACTATGCCTCTGCTCTGCAATCCCACCAACATGCCTTAGACATCAGAAGGAAACTCTTTGGAGAAGAACACGCAagtacagctgatagttacaatGCACTCGGAGTCACACATTATCAATTAGGTGACTATTCCTCTGCCCTCCAATCGCACAAACATGCCTTAGACATCCGAAGGAAACTCTTTGGAGAAGAACACACAagtacagctgatagttacaatGAACTCGGTGTAACACATTATAAAAGAGGTAAGTACTCCTCTTCCCTCCAATCGCACAAACATGCCTTAGACATCCGAAGGAAACTCTTTGGAGAAGAACACGCAagtacagctgatagttacaatGAACTCGGAGTCACACATCATAAAATAGGTAACTACTCCTCTGCTCTGCAATCCCACCAACATGCCTTAGACATCAGAAGAAAACTCTTTGGAGAAGAACACGCAagtacagctgatagttacaatGCACTCGGAGTCACACATTGTAACATAGGTAACTATGCCTCTGCTCTGCAATCCCACCAACATGCCTTAGACATCAGAAGAAAACTCTTAGGAGAAGAACACGCAagtacagctgatagttacaatGCACTCGGAGCCACACATTGTAACATAGGTAACTATGCCTCTGCTCTGCAATCCCACCAACATGCCTCAGACATCAGAAGAAAACTCTTTGGAGAAGAACACGCAagtacagctgatagttacaatGCACTCGGAGCCACACATTATAACATAGGTAACTATGCCTCTGCTCTGCAATCCCACCAACATGCCTTAGACATCAGAAGAAAACTCTTTCGAGAAGAACACGCAagtacagctgatagttacaatGCACTCGGAGCCACACATTATAACATAGGTAACTATGCCTCTGCTCTGCAATCCCACCAACATGCCTTAGACATCAGAAGAAAACTCTTTGGAGAAGAACACGCAagtacagctgatagttacaatGCACTCGGAGTCACACATTATCAATTAGGTGACTATTCCTCTGCCCTCCAATCGCACAAACATGCCTTAGACATCCGAAGGAAACTCTTTGGAGAAGAACACGCAagtacagctgatagttacaatGCACTTGGTGTAACACATTATAAAAGAGGTAAGTACTCCTCTGCCCTCCAATCGCACAAACATGCCTTAGAAATCAGAAGGAAACTCTTTGGAGAAGAACACGCAagtacagctgatagttacaatGAACTCGGAGTCACACATCATAAAATAGGTAACTACTCCTCTGCCCTCCAATCGCACAAACATGCCATAGACATCCGAAGGAAACTCTTTGGAGAACAACACGCAActacagctgatagttacaatGCGCTCGGAGTCACTTATTATAAAATATCTGACTACTCCTCTGCCCTCCAATCGCACAAACATGCCTTAGACATCAGAAGGAAACTCTTTGGAGAAGAACACGCAAGTACTGCTAATAGTTACAATGAACTTGGAGTCACACATTATAAAATAGGTGACTACTCCTCTGCCCTCCAAGCGCACAAACATGCCTTAGACATCCGAAGGAAACTCTTTGGAGACAAACACGCAAATACAGCCGATAGTTACAATGCACTTGGAGTCACACATTATAAAATAGGTAACTACTCCTCTGCCCTCCAATCGCACAACCATGCTTTGGACATCAGAAGGAAACTCTTTGGAGAACAACACGCAagtacagctgatagttacaatGCACTTGGTGTCACACATTGTAAAATAGGTGACTACTCCCTTGCCCTCCAATCGCACAAACATGCCATAGACATCAGAAGGAAACTCTTTGGAGAACAACACGCAAGTACAGCTAATAGTTACAATGCACTCGGAGTCACCCATTATAAAATACGTAACTACTCCTTTGCCCTCCAATCGCACAAACATGCCTTAGACATAAGAAGGAAACTCTTTGGAGAAGAACACGTAagtacagctgatagttacaaaGAAATCGGAGCCACTCATTATCAAATGGGTGACTACTCCTCTGCCCTCCAATCGCACAAACATGCCATAGACATCAGGAGGAAACTCTTTGGTGAAGAACACGCAagtacagctgatagttacaatGCACTCGGAGTCACACATTATAAAATAGGTGACTACTCCTCTGCCCTCCAATCGCACAAACATGCCTTAGAGATCAGAAGGAAACTCTTTGGAAAAGAACATGCAActacagctgatagttacaatGCACTCGGAGTCACACATTATAAAATAGGCGACTACTCTTCTGCCCTCCAATCAAACAAACATGCCTTGGACATCAGAAGGAAACTCTTTGGAGACGAACACACAagtacagctgatagttacaatGCACTCGGATTCACACATTATCAAATAGGTGACTACTCCTCTGCCCTCCAATCGCACAAACATGCCTTAGATATCAGACGGAAACTCTTTGGAGAAGAACACGCAActacagctgatagttacaatGCACTCGGAGTCACACATTATAAAATAGGTAACTACTCTTCTGCCCTCCAATCCCACAAACATGCCTTAGACATCagaaagaaacattttggaGAGCAACACGCAagtacagctgatagttacaatGAACTCGGAGTCACTCATTATCAAATGGGTGACTACTCCTCTGCCCTCCAATCGCACAAACATGCCTTGGACATCAGAAGGAAACTCTTTGGAGACGAACACACTGatacagctgatagttacaatGCACTCGGATTCACACATTATCAAATAGGTGATTACTCCTCTGCCCTCCAAGCGCACAAACATGCCTTAGATAACAGGAGAAAACTCTTTGGAGAAGAACACGCAagtacagctgatagttacaatGCACTCGGAGTCACACATTATCAAGTAGGTGACTACTCCTCTGCCCTTCAATCGCACAAACGTGCCTTAGACATCAGAAGGAAACTCTTTGGAGAAGAACACGCAagtacagctgatagttacaatGAACTCGGATTCACACATTATCAAGTAGGTGACTACTCCTCTGCCCTCCAATCGAACAAACATGCC AAACATGCCTTAGACATCCGAAGGAAACTCTTTGGAGAACAACACGCAAGTACAGCTGATTTTTACCATGAATTCGGCGTTACACATTAA